The following are encoded together in the Syngnathus typhle isolate RoL2023-S1 ecotype Sweden linkage group LG5, RoL_Styp_1.0, whole genome shotgun sequence genome:
- the LOC133154866 gene encoding rho guanine nucleotide exchange factor 28-like isoform X13 — protein sequence MYPEASVLTKLEPVARQHAVMDSDSESPFNYSWPSFPRRRMRQKEKSQSTGESQTSSPTLAAAARLSAMIHGKDGVYANAVVVDRVSGEMIVEAKADDVDVKYGSGLSADVGSLCWDSMIPPDWRRCPENGERAVPRQKSKESPLRVSPPPSFPSSPLASALRLFEGGQRRRPPSSFPVSPTLNGRRCNLPLAAAARGLSPSLECDSGEEDTPGHPYPCSAPTLQKPSQKLSKKPEEGEVRLRSYSYSSAKARPSRPSLNRDATVTDLAEDGAFGGSGRSLLQALSLSKSLNPLNHVKQSVLNPSETSKEKRLLGFRKRAQSAEEESGGASLQHLTLSEFLKEIEDEEWDKYMLPSKAESEKYKVSRTFSFLKSRMSSTRGKSKLSFQVKGKEVKDGKDKNRGANGHQFAPASPSAPAVCAACDKAICGKDALQCSNCLANVHKNCQDSVAQCGKKLQEKNASLMKSKNLSLPQTSAKDMASTSPVASSSLSLTATTKEKRETPEPLSKSLSASLESRRPSDTAAMEVDCVPPSYGSQPDEGAPLPAALPSLVPQDDAVAPPRSDLSADLLGLDAESWSLAVSPDFCRQHDRRAVKRQDVIYELMQTELHHIQTLTVMSEVFRRGMLEELRLGWDCVARIFPCLDSLLLFHRNLFGSLQERKQASTQGDDRRNYLICQIGDVLLQQFSHGNAETMKRLYGDFCSHHLEAVGVFKELQQHNKKLQNFVKQQSNNLLVRRREIPEFILLVTQRITKYPVLLERILHYTQEGSQEHTDLSSALARIRDIIAAVDLTVSKYERSQELQEVLARLENKSFAKLKSGKVIGKQDLRSKHRHLRHKGLLYWKTATGRLKDTLALLLTDVVVFLQEKDQRFVFAVVDQKPPVIPLQKLIVREVANEERGMFLISASSAGPEMYEVHTSAREERNAWMRHIRQAVESCPEEEEEEEEEEEEQQRSTETEEAKRAAQVQAQKMSKFQETLFIQDQRICTSLEEKLELYAALTELTLRSPEAIPHRRLLVQAEIDSESPRPASTLLAAALREAENLIGVLQVHDGQRGSSPVRGREWPDYNSHGSSIQESPSEPDYLSTLSMSSTSLGSDSEGTDGISWSQEPKQSHTKETLFKVAESVQSLTQLLYSLQAAVTLQDSCLEIRKILLQEGEQSQLKSLASLQNTLETVVEKRKEDVDKKATERKKEEVDEVHKLQVELKLEQQRWDKKCVARDKRQTEQEGALEQRERHCILEAQRLRCERQELETQLMEYRHSLDRLREGQESVDREKEKLRAQQCLLQSWRHNRQSSLPVTIPLDEYEVPIHSRSGSLDGSCWTYENDAALLASLQKKQQQQQQRRRRRQQSPPNNNHAQQQQQYLLSGPRQSSTFGGADLSLSASLYNSLNTLLSQRHRKDSQDALTSGNKNHGPDQPLDASANPFANRGTAQPQSAGKYWSPQSEGHSPRAWRPEMPGQELDQVAYSSSSSPSLTPLLPQQSYLSLEGHLREDASEENIVYL from the exons ATGTACCCTGAGGCTTCTGTTTTGACCAAGCTTGAGCCGGTAGCAAGACAGCACGCTGTCATGGATTCCGACTCGGAGTCTCCTTTTAACTACTCGTGGCCCTCTTTTCCAAGGAGGAGGATGCGTCAAAAAG AAAAAAGCCAGTCCACGGGCGAGAGCCAGACCTCATCGCCGACTCTGGCTGCCGCTGCCAGGCTGTCGGCGATGATCCACGGGAAAGACGGAGTCTATGCCAACGCCGTGGTGGTGGACCGAGTGAGTGGAGAGATGATTGTGGAAGCAAAA GCGGATGATGTTGATGTGAAGTACGGCTCTGGCCTGTCAGCTGACGTTGGCAGCCTTTGCTGGGATTCCATGATACCCCCTGACTGGAGGAGGTGTCCAGAAAATGGCGAGAGAGCTGTCCCAAGGCAGAAATCCAAGGAGTCGCCTCTCCGCGTCTCCCCCCCTCCATCTTTCCCGTCCTCCCCCCTGGCTTCCGCCTTGCGTTTGTTTGAAGGAGGTCAGAGGCGACGGCCGCCAAGCAGCTTTCCGGTTTCTCCCACTTTGAACGGCCGACGATGCAACCTGCcgctggcggcggcggcccgcGGACTGAG TCCCAGTCTTGAGTGTGACAGCGGAGAAGAGGACACACCGGGACACCCGTACCCCTGCTCAGCCCCAACGCTGCAGAAGCCATCGCAAAAGCTCTCCAAG AAGCCGGAGGAAGGCGAGGTTCGACTGCGCTCCTACTCCTACTCCTCTGCTAAGGCGAGGCCCTCGCGCCCCTCGCTAAACAGAGACGCCACTGTTACTGACCTGGCAGAAG ACGGTGCATTCGGCGGCAGTGGTCGCTCTCTCCTTCAGGCTTTATCGCTGTCCAAATCGCTCAATCCACTCAACCACGTTA AGCAGAGTGTGCTGAACCCGAGCGAGACTTCCAAGGAAAAGAG GCTTTTGGGTTTCCGTAAGCGGGCCCAGTCAGCAGAGGAGGAGAGCGGCGGCGCATCACTCCAACACCTCACCCTCTCAGAGTTCCTTAAAGA GATCGAGGACGAGGAGTGGGACAAGTACATGCTTCCGTCCAAGGCGGAGTCCGAGAAATACAAAGTGAGCCGGACCTTCAGTTTCCTCAAGAGCAGGATGTCCAGCACTCGTGGCAAAAGCAAG CTTTCTTTTCAGGTGAAAGGGAAAGAGGTGAAGGATGGCAAGGACAAGAACAGAGGCGCCAACGGACATCAGTTTGCGCCCGCGTCTCCATCTGCTCCTGCTGTCTGTGCGGCCTGCGATAAGGCCATTTGTGGGAAGGACGCGCTGCAGTGCTCCA ACTGTTTAGCGAACGTCCACAAGAACTGCCAAGACTCTGTTGCACAATGCGGAAAG AAGCTGCAGGAGAAGAATGCGTCGTTGATGAAAAGCAAGAATTTGTCTCTCCCACAGA CTTCTGCGAAAGACATGGCTTCCACCTCTCCTGTGGCCTCCTCATCCCTGTCACTTACAGCAACGACCAAAGAAAAGCGAGAAACGCCGGAGCCTCTTTCCAAAAGCCTCTCCGCCTCCTTGGAGAGCAG GCGGCCCAGTGATACGGCAGCAATGGAGGTGGATTGCGTTCCTCCATCGTACGGCTCCCAGCCGGACGAGGGCGCTCCGCTTCCGGCCGCTCTTCCGTCGCTCGTCCCGCAGG ATGACGCCGTTGCCCCTCCACGAAGCGATCTGTCGGCCGACCTGCTGGGGCTGGACGCCGAGTCGTGGAGCCTCGCCGTCAGTCCGGATTTCTGCAGGCAACACGACAGACGTGCCGTCAAACGGCAGGATGTCATTTACG AGCTGATGCAGACGGAGCTGCACCACATCCAGACTCTGACGGTCATGTCCGAAGTGTTCAGACGAGGCATGCTGGAGGAGCTGCGGCTAGGCTGGGATTGCGTGGCCCGCATTTTCCCCTGCTTGGATTCCTTGCTGCTCTTCCACAGGAACCTTTTTGGATCCCTGCAGGAGCGCAAACAAGCGTCAACCCAAGGCGACGACCGGAGAAATTACCTCATCTGCCAGATTGGAGACGTCCTTCTTCAACAG TTCTCCCATGGAAACGCTGAGACGATGAAGCGACTGTACGGAGATTTCTGCAGTCACCACTTGGAAGCTGTCGGTGTCTTCAAGGAGCTTCAGCAGCATAACAAAAAACTCCAGAACTTTGTCAAA CAACAGAGCAATAACTTGCTGGTCAGGAGAAGAGAGATTCCTGAGTTCATCCTTTTAGTCACCCAGCGCATCACCAAGTACCCGGTTTTGTTGGAGAGGATTTTACATTACACTCAAG AAGGCAGTCAGGAACACACGGACCTATCAAGCGCGCTGGCTCGCATTCGTGACATCATCGCCGCCGTGGACCTGACCGTGAGTAAGTACGAGCGATCTCAGGAGCTGCAGGAGGTGCTCGCCCGTCTGGAGAACAAGAGCTTTGCCAAACTGAAGAGCGGCAAGGTGATTGGCAAGCAGGACCTGCGCAGCAAACACCGACATCTACGACACAAGGGATTGCTTTACTGGAAGACTGCCACGGGCCGCCTTAAAG ATACGTTGGCACTCCTGCTTACAGATGTGGTGGTGTTCCTGCAAGAGAAAGATCAACGCTTTGTATTTGCCGTCGTGGACCAGAAGCCTCCCGTGATCCCGCTGCAAAAGCTCATCGTGAGAGAAGTAGCCAACGAGGAGCGCGGGATGTTTCTCATCTCCGCTTCCTCAGCCGGTCCGGAGATGTATGAAGTTCACACCAGCGCCAGAGAGGAGAGAAATGCTTGGATGAGACACATCAGACAAGCTgtagagag CTGtccagaggaagaggaagaggaggaggaggaggaggaggagcagcagcgTAGCACCGAAACGGAAGAGGCCAAGCGAGCGGCCCAAGTTCAAGCTCAGAAAATGTCAAAGTTCCAAG AGACCTTGTTCATTCAGGACCAGCGTATCTGCACCAGCTTGGAGGAGAAGTTAGAGTTATATGCTGCGCTCACAGAGTTAACGCTGCGCTCTCCAGAAGCCATTCCACATCGCCGCCTGCTGGTACAAGCAGAAATTGACAGCGAGTCCCCAAGACCGGCCTCCACACTGCTCGCAGCCGCGCTCAGAGAAG CGGAAAACCTGATCGGCGTTCTTCAGGTTCACGACGGACAACGTGGCAGTTCTCCCGTCCGTGGCCGCGAGTGGCCCGACTACAACAGCCACGGCAGCAGCATCCAAGAGTCGCCCTCAGAAC CCGATTACCTGAGCACGCTTAGTATGAGCTCCACTTCTCTCGGGTCGGACAGCGAAGGGACGGATGGAATCTCGTGGAGCCAGGAGCCGAAGCAAAGTCACACCAAAGAAACACTCTTCAAG GTGGCTGAGAGTGTGCAGAGTCTGACTCAGCTGCTTTATAGTCTGCAG GCTGCCGTGACTCTCCAGGACAGCTGCCTGGAGATCCGAAAAATTCTCCTTCAGGAAGGAGAGCAATCTCAGCTCAAGAGCCTTGCCTCGCTCCAAAACACCTTG GAGACGGTCGTTGAGAAGAGGAAAGAGGACGTCGACAAGAAGGCTACAGAGAGGAAGAAGGAAGAAGTGGACGAGGTGCACAAACTTCAGGTGGAATTGAAACTAGAGCAGCAGCGCTGGGACAAGAAGTGTGTGGCTCGAGACAAACGACAG ACTGAGCAGGAAGGCGCGCTGGAGCAGCGTGAGCGCCATTGCATCCTGGAGGCCCAACGGCTGCGTTGTGAGCGCCAGGAGCTGGAAACTCAGCTGATGGAATATCGACACAGTCTGGACAGACTGCGGGAGGGCCAGGAGAGTGTCGACAGGGAAAAGGAGAAGCTCCGAGCCCAGCAGTGTCTCCTCCAGAGTTGGAGACACAACCGGCAGAGCAGTCTGCCCGTGACCATACCTCTCGATGAATACGAG gtgccAATTCACAGTCGCTCAGGCAGCCTCGACGGCAGCTGCTGGACGTACGAGAACGACGCAGCTCTGCTCGCCTCTCTtcagaagaagcagcagcagcagcagcagcggcggcggcggcggcagcagtcCCCCCCCAACAACAACCacgcgcagcagcagcagcagtatcTGCTCTCCGGCCCCCGGCAAAGCTCCACCTTTGGCGGTGCTGACCTTAGCCTTAGCGCCAGCCTCTACAACAGCCTCAACACCTTGCTGAGCCAAAGGCACAGAAAAGACTCTCAGGATGCTCTCACCTCGGGCAACAAGAATCACGGGCCCGACCAGCCTCTGGACGCCTCTGCCAATCCCTTCGCAAACAGAGGCACAGCGCAGCCGCAGAGCGCCGGCAAAT ACTGGAGTCCGCAGTCGGAGGGCCATTCCCCGAGGGCCTGGAGGCCAGAGATGCCCGGCCAAGAACTTGACCAAGTCGCttactcctcctcctcttctccttcCCTCACGCCGCTCCTCCCCCAGCAGTCCTACCTCTCTCTGGAAGGACATCTTAGGGAGGACGCAAGCGAGGAGAACATTGTTTACCTCTGA
- the LOC133154866 gene encoding rho guanine nucleotide exchange factor 28-like isoform X11 produces MELSRRKVPLYGQAKVFALLDGVDSTLEDAEVFIVLEGSTLVHVTRAQSDVMLCFIVPGHNLAEVVSVQAYLSSQSAPLAWVGGAMLEYVQDDAQELAEHLVTRGHSLKSPDHAELSSLFNLGQQSSRWAMDRRVALAMANLDIPPNWNILGTPSRDDGSPRDSLLHLAVRWGLCRLAELLLCQPGGLMAVNVPNEDGVTPLQLAYSSGNRELVQLLLRPPNPLATPPAGLSQVWADRSRLLRYCHDTGNLTLSVRQNLKWSSEESRHADIQLLRNRLGDEGFLREIKALRREPTESLFGKEQLVDDPAENGAFADKSGENSAADDNDYEEPLMFCLNQEDEQSDSEKSQSTGESQTSSPTLAAAARLSAMIHGKDGVYANAVVVDRVSGEMIVEAKADDVDVKYGSGLSADVGSLCWDSMIPPDWRRCPENGERAVPRQKSKESPLRVSPPPSFPSSPLASALRLFEGGQRRRPPSSFPVSPTLNGRRCNLPLAAAARGLSPSLECDSGEEDTPGHPYPCSAPTLQKPSQKLSKKPEEGEVRLRSYSYSSAKARPSRPSLNRDATVTDLAEDGAFGGSGRSLLQALSLSKSLNPLNHVKQSVLNPSETSKEKRLLGFRKRAQSAEEESGGASLQHLTLSEFLKEIEDEEWDKYMLPSKAESEKYKVSRTFSFLKSRMSSTRGKSKLSFQVKGKEVKDGKDKNRGANGHQFAPASPSAPAVCAACDKAICGKDALQCSNCLANVHKNCQDSVAQCGKKLQEKNASLMKSKNLSLPQTSAKDMASTSPVASSSLSLTATTKEKRETPEPLSKSLSASLESRRPSDTAAMEVDCVPPSYGSQPDEGAPLPAALPSLVPQDDAVAPPRSDLSADLLGLDAESWSLAVSPDFCRQHDRRAVKRQDVIYELMQTELHHIQTLTVMSEVFRRGMLEELRLGWDCVARIFPCLDSLLLFHRNLFGSLQERKQASTQGDDRRNYLICQIGDVLLQQFSHGNAETMKRLYGDFCSHHLEAVGVFKELQQHNKKLQNFVKQQSNNLLVRRREIPEFILLVTQRITKYPVLLERILHYTQEGSQEHTDLSSALARIRDIIAAVDLTVSKYERSQELQEVLARLENKSFAKLKSGKVIGKQDLRSKHRHLRHKGLLYWKTATGRLKDTLALLLTDVVVFLQEKDQRFVFAVVDQKPPVIPLQKLIVREVANEERGMFLISASSAGPEMYEVHTSAREERNAWMRHIRQAVESCPEEEEEEEEEEEEQQRSTETEEAKRAAQVQAQKMSKFQETLFIQDQRICTSLEEKLELYAALTELTLRSPEAIPHRRLLVQAEIDSESPRPASTLLAAALREAENLIGVLQVHDGQRGSSPVRGREWPDYNSHGSSIQESPSEPDYLSTLSMSSTSLGSDSEGTDGISWSQEPKQSHTKETLFKVAESVQSLTQLLYSLQAAVTLQDSCLEIRKILLQEGEQSQLKSLASLQNTLETVVEKRKEDVDKKATERKKEEVDEVHKLQVELKLEQQRWDKKCVARDKRQTEQEGALEQRERHCILEAQRLRCERQELETQLMEYRHSLDRLREGQESVDREKEKLRAQQCLLQSWRHNRQSSLPVTIPLDEYEVPIHSRSGSLDGSCWTYENDAALLASLQKKQQQQQQRRRRRQQSPPNNNHAQQQQQYLLSGPRQSSTFGGADLSLSASLYNSLNTLLSQRHRKDSQDALTSGNKNHGPDQPLDASANPFANRGTAQPQSAGKSSKD; encoded by the exons ATGGAGTTGAGCAGAAGGAAAGTGCCTCTATAT GGCCAGGCCAAGGTGTTTGCATTACTGGACGGGGTGGATTCCACGCTGGAAGATGCCGAAGTCTTCATTGTTTTGGAAGGATCCACGCTGGTCCATGTCACCAGGGCTCAGAGTGACGTCATGCTCTGCTTCATCGTGCCCG gccATAACCTGGCCGAGGTGGTCTCTGTGCAGGCCTACTTGAGCTCCCAAAGCGCACCTCTGGCATGGGTGGGCGGCGCAATGCTGGAATACGTCCAAGACGACGCACAG GAGCTGGCAGAGCACCTGGTCACCCGCGGACATAGTCTGAAGTCTCCGGATCACGCAGAGCTGAGCAGCCTCTTCAACCTGGGCCAGCAGAGCTCCCGCTGGGCTATGGATCGACGCGTGGCTCTCGCCATGGCTAACCTGGATATTCCTCCAAATTGGAACATTCTGGGGACTCCCAGCAGAGACG ATGGCAGCCCCAGAGACTCCCTGCTCCACCTGGCCGTGCGATGGGGTCTGTGTCGACTGGCCGAGCTGCTGCTTTGTCAGCCCGGAGGTCTGATGGCCGTCAACGTTCCGAACGAGGACGGCGTCACACCGCTGCAGCTGGCCTACTCGTCGGGCAACAGAGAACTCGTCCAGCTCCTCCTGCG GCCACCCAACCCTCTAGCCACACCTCCCGCAGGACTGTCTCAGGTATGGGCAGACCGCTCCCGCTTGCTGAGATACTGTCACGACACGGGCAATTTGACACTGAGCGTCCGACAAAATCTCAAGTGGAGCTCAGAGGAGAGCCGGCATGCTGATATTCAGTTGCTCAGAAACAGACTTGGAGATGAAGGCTTCCTCAGAGAG ATTAAAGCGTTACGAAGAGAACCAACAGAGAGCCTTTTCGGCAAAGAACAATTGGTGGACGATCCAGCAGAAAACG GAGCTTTTGCTGATAAGAGCGGCGAGAATTCAGCTGCAGACGATAAT GACTACGAGGAGCCCCTCATGTTTTGCCTCAATCAAGAGGACGAGCAGTCTGACTCTG AAAAAAGCCAGTCCACGGGCGAGAGCCAGACCTCATCGCCGACTCTGGCTGCCGCTGCCAGGCTGTCGGCGATGATCCACGGGAAAGACGGAGTCTATGCCAACGCCGTGGTGGTGGACCGAGTGAGTGGAGAGATGATTGTGGAAGCAAAA GCGGATGATGTTGATGTGAAGTACGGCTCTGGCCTGTCAGCTGACGTTGGCAGCCTTTGCTGGGATTCCATGATACCCCCTGACTGGAGGAGGTGTCCAGAAAATGGCGAGAGAGCTGTCCCAAGGCAGAAATCCAAGGAGTCGCCTCTCCGCGTCTCCCCCCCTCCATCTTTCCCGTCCTCCCCCCTGGCTTCCGCCTTGCGTTTGTTTGAAGGAGGTCAGAGGCGACGGCCGCCAAGCAGCTTTCCGGTTTCTCCCACTTTGAACGGCCGACGATGCAACCTGCcgctggcggcggcggcccgcGGACTGAG TCCCAGTCTTGAGTGTGACAGCGGAGAAGAGGACACACCGGGACACCCGTACCCCTGCTCAGCCCCAACGCTGCAGAAGCCATCGCAAAAGCTCTCCAAG AAGCCGGAGGAAGGCGAGGTTCGACTGCGCTCCTACTCCTACTCCTCTGCTAAGGCGAGGCCCTCGCGCCCCTCGCTAAACAGAGACGCCACTGTTACTGACCTGGCAGAAG ACGGTGCATTCGGCGGCAGTGGTCGCTCTCTCCTTCAGGCTTTATCGCTGTCCAAATCGCTCAATCCACTCAACCACGTTA AGCAGAGTGTGCTGAACCCGAGCGAGACTTCCAAGGAAAAGAG GCTTTTGGGTTTCCGTAAGCGGGCCCAGTCAGCAGAGGAGGAGAGCGGCGGCGCATCACTCCAACACCTCACCCTCTCAGAGTTCCTTAAAGA GATCGAGGACGAGGAGTGGGACAAGTACATGCTTCCGTCCAAGGCGGAGTCCGAGAAATACAAAGTGAGCCGGACCTTCAGTTTCCTCAAGAGCAGGATGTCCAGCACTCGTGGCAAAAGCAAG CTTTCTTTTCAGGTGAAAGGGAAAGAGGTGAAGGATGGCAAGGACAAGAACAGAGGCGCCAACGGACATCAGTTTGCGCCCGCGTCTCCATCTGCTCCTGCTGTCTGTGCGGCCTGCGATAAGGCCATTTGTGGGAAGGACGCGCTGCAGTGCTCCA ACTGTTTAGCGAACGTCCACAAGAACTGCCAAGACTCTGTTGCACAATGCGGAAAG AAGCTGCAGGAGAAGAATGCGTCGTTGATGAAAAGCAAGAATTTGTCTCTCCCACAGA CTTCTGCGAAAGACATGGCTTCCACCTCTCCTGTGGCCTCCTCATCCCTGTCACTTACAGCAACGACCAAAGAAAAGCGAGAAACGCCGGAGCCTCTTTCCAAAAGCCTCTCCGCCTCCTTGGAGAGCAG GCGGCCCAGTGATACGGCAGCAATGGAGGTGGATTGCGTTCCTCCATCGTACGGCTCCCAGCCGGACGAGGGCGCTCCGCTTCCGGCCGCTCTTCCGTCGCTCGTCCCGCAGG ATGACGCCGTTGCCCCTCCACGAAGCGATCTGTCGGCCGACCTGCTGGGGCTGGACGCCGAGTCGTGGAGCCTCGCCGTCAGTCCGGATTTCTGCAGGCAACACGACAGACGTGCCGTCAAACGGCAGGATGTCATTTACG AGCTGATGCAGACGGAGCTGCACCACATCCAGACTCTGACGGTCATGTCCGAAGTGTTCAGACGAGGCATGCTGGAGGAGCTGCGGCTAGGCTGGGATTGCGTGGCCCGCATTTTCCCCTGCTTGGATTCCTTGCTGCTCTTCCACAGGAACCTTTTTGGATCCCTGCAGGAGCGCAAACAAGCGTCAACCCAAGGCGACGACCGGAGAAATTACCTCATCTGCCAGATTGGAGACGTCCTTCTTCAACAG TTCTCCCATGGAAACGCTGAGACGATGAAGCGACTGTACGGAGATTTCTGCAGTCACCACTTGGAAGCTGTCGGTGTCTTCAAGGAGCTTCAGCAGCATAACAAAAAACTCCAGAACTTTGTCAAA CAACAGAGCAATAACTTGCTGGTCAGGAGAAGAGAGATTCCTGAGTTCATCCTTTTAGTCACCCAGCGCATCACCAAGTACCCGGTTTTGTTGGAGAGGATTTTACATTACACTCAAG AAGGCAGTCAGGAACACACGGACCTATCAAGCGCGCTGGCTCGCATTCGTGACATCATCGCCGCCGTGGACCTGACCGTGAGTAAGTACGAGCGATCTCAGGAGCTGCAGGAGGTGCTCGCCCGTCTGGAGAACAAGAGCTTTGCCAAACTGAAGAGCGGCAAGGTGATTGGCAAGCAGGACCTGCGCAGCAAACACCGACATCTACGACACAAGGGATTGCTTTACTGGAAGACTGCCACGGGCCGCCTTAAAG ATACGTTGGCACTCCTGCTTACAGATGTGGTGGTGTTCCTGCAAGAGAAAGATCAACGCTTTGTATTTGCCGTCGTGGACCAGAAGCCTCCCGTGATCCCGCTGCAAAAGCTCATCGTGAGAGAAGTAGCCAACGAGGAGCGCGGGATGTTTCTCATCTCCGCTTCCTCAGCCGGTCCGGAGATGTATGAAGTTCACACCAGCGCCAGAGAGGAGAGAAATGCTTGGATGAGACACATCAGACAAGCTgtagagag CTGtccagaggaagaggaagaggaggaggaggaggaggaggagcagcagcgTAGCACCGAAACGGAAGAGGCCAAGCGAGCGGCCCAAGTTCAAGCTCAGAAAATGTCAAAGTTCCAAG AGACCTTGTTCATTCAGGACCAGCGTATCTGCACCAGCTTGGAGGAGAAGTTAGAGTTATATGCTGCGCTCACAGAGTTAACGCTGCGCTCTCCAGAAGCCATTCCACATCGCCGCCTGCTGGTACAAGCAGAAATTGACAGCGAGTCCCCAAGACCGGCCTCCACACTGCTCGCAGCCGCGCTCAGAGAAG CGGAAAACCTGATCGGCGTTCTTCAGGTTCACGACGGACAACGTGGCAGTTCTCCCGTCCGTGGCCGCGAGTGGCCCGACTACAACAGCCACGGCAGCAGCATCCAAGAGTCGCCCTCAGAAC CCGATTACCTGAGCACGCTTAGTATGAGCTCCACTTCTCTCGGGTCGGACAGCGAAGGGACGGATGGAATCTCGTGGAGCCAGGAGCCGAAGCAAAGTCACACCAAAGAAACACTCTTCAAG GTGGCTGAGAGTGTGCAGAGTCTGACTCAGCTGCTTTATAGTCTGCAG GCTGCCGTGACTCTCCAGGACAGCTGCCTGGAGATCCGAAAAATTCTCCTTCAGGAAGGAGAGCAATCTCAGCTCAAGAGCCTTGCCTCGCTCCAAAACACCTTG GAGACGGTCGTTGAGAAGAGGAAAGAGGACGTCGACAAGAAGGCTACAGAGAGGAAGAAGGAAGAAGTGGACGAGGTGCACAAACTTCAGGTGGAATTGAAACTAGAGCAGCAGCGCTGGGACAAGAAGTGTGTGGCTCGAGACAAACGACAG ACTGAGCAGGAAGGCGCGCTGGAGCAGCGTGAGCGCCATTGCATCCTGGAGGCCCAACGGCTGCGTTGTGAGCGCCAGGAGCTGGAAACTCAGCTGATGGAATATCGACACAGTCTGGACAGACTGCGGGAGGGCCAGGAGAGTGTCGACAGGGAAAAGGAGAAGCTCCGAGCCCAGCAGTGTCTCCTCCAGAGTTGGAGACACAACCGGCAGAGCAGTCTGCCCGTGACCATACCTCTCGATGAATACGAG gtgccAATTCACAGTCGCTCAGGCAGCCTCGACGGCAGCTGCTGGACGTACGAGAACGACGCAGCTCTGCTCGCCTCTCTtcagaagaagcagcagcagcagcagcagcggcggcggcggcggcagcagtcCCCCCCCAACAACAACCacgcgcagcagcagcagcagtatcTGCTCTCCGGCCCCCGGCAAAGCTCCACCTTTGGCGGTGCTGACCTTAGCCTTAGCGCCAGCCTCTACAACAGCCTCAACACCTTGCTGAGCCAAAGGCACAGAAAAGACTCTCAGGATGCTCTCACCTCGGGCAACAAGAATCACGGGCCCGACCAGCCTCTGGACGCCTCTGCCAATCCCTTCGCAAACAGAGGCACAGCGCAGCCGCAGAGCGCCGGCAAAT CCTCCAAGGACTGA